In the Candidatus Bathyarchaeia archaeon genome, ACCTTTAGGCACTATCATTATCTAAACGGTAAACTTGGCGCAGGCGTCCGCTGCTACGTCGCCATGTACCAGTTTAAGCCTGTTGCATTCATCGCTGTCGCTCACGTGCACATGAGGTCGCATTATTACCGTGTTAGCCGCCTCGTAGTGTTGCCCGACTATCAGGGCATAGGCATCGGCAAACGCCTGTAGCCGCCTCGTAGTGTTGCCCGACTATCAGGGCATAGGCATCGGCAAACGCCTGATGAATTTCATCGCCGAGTTTTACACTTCTAAAACGAAGCTGCCGTTTTATTTGGTAACGAGCAATCCTCAGCTGGTACGGGGCGACCTGGGTAACTGGGTTATCAAGCGTATTGGGCATGGTAGCCACGGAAAAGGCAACACAAGAATAAACCAGGGGCTAGTCAAATCCAACAGCAAAGGACGCTTGACTGTTTCGCTTAAGTATGTGCCTAAAAGGTAATTTTCCAGAAAACTTGGAAAAGGGTGTTATTTTTGAACGCTAATACGCTTGAAAGACGTTTAGAATTGCTAAAGGACGAAGGAAACGGCTTAAACAAGCGTGAAATCGTCCAAGATTTAACCCAAAAGTTCCGCTGTTCAGACAGCACAGTCTATAATGATTTTGCCACTCGGTCTGTTTGGCAGCCGCTTGTACAGGAAATCACGGCTTCTTTGTTTAAGATACAGAATCGCCATGAGCAGCTCTACCGCAAAGCAAGCTTCATGTACACTCAGGCAAAAAACGACCGTGCACGCATTGCTGCCTTGAATCTTATGCGCCAAATCAACGTTGAACTTGCCCAGCTTAGCGGTGCTAAACCAACCG is a window encoding:
- a CDS encoding GNAT family N-acetyltransferase; the encoded protein is MWQTFRHYHYLNGKLGAGVRCYVAMYQFKPVAFIAVAHVHMRSHYYRVSRLVVLPDYQGIGIGKRL
- a CDS encoding GNAT family N-acetyltransferase, with product MLPDYQGIGIGKRLMNFIAEFYTSKTKLPFYLVTSNPQLVRGDLGNWVIKRIGHGSHGKGNTRINQGLVKSNSKGRLTVSLKYVPKR